A window of Paenibacillus sp. 19GGS1-52 contains these coding sequences:
- a CDS encoding helix-turn-helix transcriptional regulator: MKAEFGDYLKQLREAKGLTINHLATAAGISGSQISRIENGLRGVPKPDTLRKIAQAIEVSYEELMEHAGYLPQQAPPSLNVVPEWATSKDKRDFRKMLEDDGELMFDGIPLDQEDKQRIKDVLTGLFWEAKQMNKRKQQKNDPESSK, encoded by the coding sequence TCTAAAACAGCTGCGGGAGGCAAAGGGACTGACTATTAACCATTTGGCAACAGCAGCCGGTATCAGCGGGTCACAGATTTCAAGGATAGAAAATGGACTAAGAGGCGTTCCTAAGCCAGATACACTGCGTAAAATTGCTCAAGCTATTGAAGTCTCTTATGAGGAGCTTATGGAACATGCCGGTTATTTACCGCAGCAGGCTCCACCCAGCCTTAATGTCGTTCCAGAGTGGGCTACAAGCAAAGATAAGCGAGATTTTCGAAAGATGCTGGAGGATGACGGAGAACTAATGTTTGACGGGATACCGTTAGATCAGGAAGACAAGCAGAGGATAAAGGATGTGCTGACTGGCTTGTTCTGGGAGGCCAAGCAAATGAACAAAAGAAAACAACAGAAGAATGATCCAGAGTCCAGTAAATAA